The nucleotide window CgcaaaaaaagtaaaatgtgaCTAATGTCATGCCAACGTTAGCCTGGCTTCAAATTGACAGAGCAGCTAGGGCAAGAATTGTGTGGGGGTAAGTCGGGCAGGATATATAGGTCCCACTAATTGCCATTGCCATGACAATTTGGTACCGCCGGAGGTTTTTTTTTGGAGTTTATGGGCAACTCTTGCTCCCTGCTATGGTAATTTTGGTAACTGGTAAGGGTGGAGTTGCAGTAATTAATGTCATGGTTCTTATATATATCGATCTCATCTATAAAACAAGTTCTCTGCTTAATAATGCTGCTATAGTCATATCTTAAACCAATTATATATTGTCATGAAGAAACTTAAAACACGAAACGATTCGTGATTTTGAAATGACCAGAGGTTTCGGTCAAACATGAAGCTATCATATGATATGTGCTGTGGTGCTGGCCATGTTAATGTATACAGTAAAAGAATGAGACAGTCGTAGACAATGGTCTGCTCCACTGCtcgcttctttttttttttttcactttataTTTCATGTCTTTAagccatgagagagagagagagagagcagagtgGACGTCGAAACAGCAAACATGCATGACGCATGCATATGGTCTCCGTTTTGTTTTGTAAAAAGGCCGCGGTCACGTCATATAAACGTGATCTTTTCATCACCACCGTCCTTGATTATTTGTATTACTTCACATGTTATTAATTGTATATTCCATTTGTAGGGTTCAGTGTTTTTGTTTCCCACGTGTAAACATAACACATCCCTCTTTTTCTCTCAGCCTTAATCAGTTTTAAGTACTTTTATCTCTTCGAGTTGTTCGTTAATGGGAGCCTTCCATCGTAGgtttagtgtttttgtttcCCACGTGTAAACATAACACATCCCTCTTTTTCTCTCAGTTTTAAGTACTTTCATCGCTTCGAGTTGTTCGTTAATGGGAGCCTTCCATCGTAAGCTGAATAAAAAGTAAGTGTGATACTACTATATTGAAGTCGTATCGAAATCATACTCTACTCTTATAGTTTAGTTGGAAAAATGTAATGTAATACCATTATAGTCTATATATTAAACGTATGAGTGTGATATATTAAATTCATGAGTTTGATATCAATATATTAAACTCACACTAATGTAGTAGTGGTGTTATAAGTATTAAACTCAAGTTGTCTAATCCTTATATATGGTATCACACTAAATCAAATTACCATGGTGAGAAcatataattttggtttttgctAGGTGAAGTCTCTACCCTAATAATTCAGGTGCTTGAGGTATGCTAAAAATGACCGCAACAAGAAATTATAGTACCCCTCCCacttagggatgggcaacgatTATGGCgggtgggtaaccgcggttatttacccgTAACCATTTATGTgtatacccgcataaccgtttacccgttgggtaattgcacaAACGGTTATAcgcatacccataaccgtttataaacagttaaccatacccataatcgTGTactcatttaaccataaccgtttacctatttaaccataaccatttacccgtttacccatttttgaacccgtttatcattttttttacccatttacccctttttcacccgtctacatgttttgtttttaacaacttgaaaattacaagagaaaaatttgtcataatttttgttttctgacaattaaacaccgttataggtacatttagcatgcatttccctattttaatcatttaagtaCTTATACAAtttcaataattgaaataatagtttacgaacgatatttttctgctacacccaagcaagtctttaattataatccatatgattacaaaataaagcttctaaaaacaaaaagtagtcaTTATAATCCATATGGATACTCGTTATAACCACAGGTAGTTCATTTGATCATCCTCTTTTCAATACGTTTTAAACTTCCTCTAAGTTTGAAAGACCAATTCTTTTATACAGATATACAGAGTGTTTTATTCGAACAATTTTCTGTTTCCTTCCTTTCATgcaatgcaaaaccaaaaaAGTCCAATTTAATTTCCATTGCAGGTTCAAGAGAATATTATTGATGCAAGGTTACCCTCGaaagaaacttttttttttagtagaaaTAGAGTACCTGGTGAATCAGGACCGATGTATATCCGTTATAActgcggttaatacccataaccgatggatACTCGTTATAACCGCgagtaatacccataaccgcctatttaatttcatggataaacggttatacccataaccataattGTGAACTTcaaatgggcgggtaaccgcagttacccaaacccatgggtattttgcccatccctactccCACTCCCAagttctctccctccctctatccttcccattttgaaaaaaaataaaaaatgttcacACATACAAAGTGTGTAGTCATATGTTAGTTATTATTAGAAGACAAGTGTTTAACTCCAAGGTatttttagctaaaatagtCACTGAGATTGTTATAATTCTTCACTTTGGTTattgagatttaaaattaatagaagTGGTTATTGACATTGTTCTCCGTCACTCATTTTGGTCTTTATGTAAAAAATCACCGTTAAATTAAAGAAAACCACCATTTCCAATTATTGGTtaatatgacaaaaataccctcaatttaacaaAGATTTCTTACAAAATGATTAACGGTGCAAAAGCCCAAGTCCAACCCAATGAGCCTGTTATGGACCCATATCTTTTGGCAACTCGGCACAATTTCAACCAGACTCCATTTGTACAGAAAATTGAACAATAACAACGATATTAACACTTAATTGAATACAATTACATAACCAAACAGATTATCAATGGGATCAAATGTTACAGGGAACTACAGACAGTTGTACAAGGAAAATCTATCTTATGTCCAATCGGGTGTGTCCGAATTTTACCCTATAAAAAACACCAAAACATCCCACAACCGGCGGCAATAGCTGATACGCACAAGTTAACATTCCTAATGCTATTTTGCTCCATTCAAACAGTGAATGaaagttttaaattttaagtAACCCCACGATTTGAGCagctgaaaattttaaaattacaataatttactTTATGCAGATTTAATTAGGCAGTTAAATAGAGGCACAAAAGCAAGAAAGTTCCTTCTGCAGGGAGAAACTACAGCACAACCTTCTCCCCTCTTGAAACTGAGATTTTTATTGCCTCGAAATCGGCGTCATTTGCACCGGTGATTGCTGGTTGTAGAGTTTACCATCTGAACCTTGAAAACTCTGATAAGAATTGGCCGCTGTCATGAAGGGAGAAACGCCATTTACTGGAGCTCCTGCTTGATAACTAGGCATTGGGGGTGGCTGTTGTTGGGCCACGTTGTAGGTGTATTGTCCAGGAGACGGCACATATTGGGGCACTTGGTACTGTGGTTGGGGTGGTAATGGTGGAAGTGGTGGAGGAGAAGATGATGGGGGAGGTGGTGCCTCACTGGGAGTGGGAGTGTATTGTTGGTTGGTGGTAGGGACATTGTGCGGGTGAGATTCAGAATGCGAGAACGGAGGAGAGGCAGACGGGTTAGGGCTCCGGGGTAAATAGGACGACGATTGGTCATGCTCCAGCTTAAGCCTCTTTTCGGATGGATAATCACCAGAAGACTCGTTAATGGGATTGCTGATGACACCCTCGGATGCCAGAGAGGAGAGGACATAAGAGAGCACCTGGGCCGAGGATGTTGATGCGGTCAGCTTTGCTGCCACTGCAGCAGCTGCAGACTTGCGCGAATCTTCCTCCCCGTGACTGGATTTTTCAGCAAAAGCAACCTGCTGTGTGTACATTACTGGAGCTGATTGTTCTCTTCCTACCATAAAGCTGGAAGGTGCTACAGAGGTATGAGCTTCCTTTGAGCTCTGGACTGCAATCTGTTGTGCATTGTCGCCATTCATTAACCGATGGCAGATATTAGTGGCCAGCTCTGACTGGGACTCTGCATCCTGGAAAACAATATATGCATAATGTACGTTTAGAATAGATTTTGTACAATTTTGTACAACTAGATTTTGTTATAAATGGCAACACAACCAACAACCATTATGtgatatatgtacatatacaattAGCATATCTGTATAAGTGTTTCTTTACTACTTAATTCACAAAACCATAGATCAGTTATTTCCATATACGGATAAAAGTTAGCATCATTATTCAATTCAACATGAGTTTGGGTTGCATAAAGTTGATCCAAAACCAAGGATTGATAATGGACACTATATGCACGGAATTGCAATTTACTTGAAACTCACAAGGGTGggaacccaacccaaccccatGGAGTACCACGTTGCATTAACATATGAGTCCTAAAAGAAAGGGAAGCAactcatcctcctccaagaagcagaagatttataataattttagagGAGCCTtttgttaatatttttatatatgtaattaAAGTTTGGGCATTCAGTTTAGTTTGATCGTGATGAATTAACCAACATTCATACAGTAATGTTACACTTCCACAACAAAAGTAGATGATATGATAGATATACACAGCGTACCTGAAGTTGGTTTCGGACTTGATCTAGCTTGTACTCCTAATAAGAAAACCATGTTAGTTCGCGTAAAATCGTAGTCTTGTAAAACCGTGAATGAAAATTCTGATATTTTGCTCCTAGGATTGTCTACCAACCAACCTGCTCCTGAAGAGCCTCTCTTAGATGAGACACAAGATTAGCTCTTGATGATTCAACAGCTCTTAGTTGTTCAATACAATTCCTTAGTATAGCATTCTGACCCTGAACCTCCTCCAAAAATGCAGACCCATGAAATTGCCCTAGTCAAGAAACATAATTTAGGGAAAAGTAAGTCACGAACATTACACATGTTAAAAGTTAGAGAAAATTCTCAAGAATTTACACATGTTCGGGATACCTGAGCTGAAATCGGCACCAATTTCCTTATCAACCCTCTCTAGACAGCTAATAGCACTCCTGCATTTGCTCAATATAGTGTCCTCATCCATCTGGCCATGACTAGCTTGGTAATCTGAAACTATTTTGTCCAACGCAGTTCCAGCAGGatgctgcttttttttttttcaacgaagaaaataaaaggaaacaaaattaAGCCATCAAATTGCAAACTGAAACAAATGCTCATGCAATACAGGCATATCATATGATTTGCATTACCAATCTGGCACCCGAATGCTTCCCATTTCTGTTACTAATTTCCGGGTTCTGTCCAACAAACTCTTGCTTGAGAATCTGGCCGTGTGAACCAAAAACTTTTCTATCATCCCATATATTAACCTACAAAGTAAAAATATTGAACCACAACAATCAgacaccaaaaaaaataaaaaaaacaaaaaaaaccatacatgcacatgcatacatataaaGAGTTGAGTCCTTCTATCCATCTTATAAACtaaaaaattttggttttgctcGAGGTTTCCTTTGGATTATTCTGTTCTCAATAGAAACCATCTCCATGACAAccaattccaatttttttttcttttaaaaaaagatATAGAAACAGGTTATGCAGTTGTACCAATCGTTGTGCTGCATTTCTTCCAAATTCATCTCCACTTTTAATTACATCACGAAGAGCATCTGGAAGAACCTTCCAAAATTCACCAACAAATTCTGAACCTTTTCGCCTACTGTTCTGTAAAATATCATTTGCAAGATACAAGAAAGCCAATCTCTGGTCGCGTGGAGCACAATGAAATTGCCTAGCCCATGTTTCAACAACTTGTCTTGCTTTATTCATATGGAAAATGCACCAATGTGATAAAGCTAAATTGCATTAAGGATAACAGCCAAGTACTCTGACAACAAAGATAACAAACATTGACAACATGTGCAAAAATAAGCAGATATGCCAAAGCTCAGATGCACAACAAGTATTACTAGTTGTATTTGTAATTCAACACTTATGAGAAAAGTATAATATTGACTAGACAATAAACGAAACAGTGTTCATTGAATAGCAGGTGCAGGGATTCAAATTTGGCTGGGAAAATGCATTGGATATGTGGGTTTTGAcaatggatttcaaaatccaaTTAAGTTTTCCAAAGATATGAGTTATGAGACAAGAGGGTGGCCAAATTGTCCCACCAAAAAAATCTGGCTCGGTATGTAAGTTAGAACAGCCAGAAAAATGGTCTACTGTTCCTTTAtgaaaaaactaaaaagaacaTTGATTTCAAGGCGATGTCAGCAAAAGGATACTCTCTATGCTTGCTTGCGAACTATTGAGCTTGGCTAGCTTTTCCACTAAAATCTGCGGATTGAACGCACTTCCCATGATTCCAGCAAGAGTTGGTCCAACTAGTAACGCAAAATGGAGCCTTTAAAACTGAGAAAACcttcaagcaaaacaaataaacattGAGATATATAGTAACAGATTCCACCTAGTAAGATACCGAGAGGCACGATTTATTGACCAAAGCAAATTTTCATGTAATCATAAGCAAGCATAACTTACAACGTTACTATACAAAATGTTAAGGGTTTAGGGTCTAGAGAATACGATGATTTTTTAAAAAGCCAGCAGATTGGGAAACCTTGCAATTGCAAGTTGCAACTACAAAAGCAACAATCATGATCAAACTGTAACCATGCACCATATATCAACTATTTATCCCTCTAGCATCACATTTGGAAATAGCATATAATATCATTTTGTGTTTACAAATTCCAGTACCCAAACCAGAATGGAAAGAATAATGAGCCTATGGAAACTAGGAAAAATTGatataaatgcttttaaatcTAGTAGGGATAATAAACAAAAGATAGAAATTGAATTGACTCTGAATTTGGAGTTGGCTGTAAAGCCTCTATAAAGCCCAGAAATATAATACCAATGTCCAGTGTGAGAAGACAATAAATACCATACTTGTGTGCTAACTGGCAACAAGCAAGTGCGTAATGATTCCGGAAGAGAGAATACAGTCAAAACTCAATTCAGATGGCTACCTCTTAAAAAGAAAGATAATCCACTATCCCAATCTAGAATTTGTAGGAGGTAATGATGGTCTCTTTGCCTATACACTTAAAACCGTTTGTGAAACCGATGAAAATGTGGGGGATAGATGATTTGATTAAACTTTCCGATGACACAAGTAGGCCATTGGTTATCCCTTGGGCCTGCTCATGGGCTACATAATCCGATCGTGTTTTTATCTTTGGGGTATAGATTTAGAAGCAGATGTGCACAAATAAGAATAGCTCTAGAGATTTCTAGATGCGACCGCTTTTGTACAAATGTGATCCTAGATTCCCGAAATTGGTTTTGATGTTTTGTTTGCCTATTACGTACTTGTATTTCCTTTGACGATGATATATGGCCAGGTGCCTAACATGTACTGATTATGTAATGAAAGAACGACAAGTTTCCTTCATCGACTGATAAGTAAACTCTTCGTTGACAATACCATAAAGGTGTTACCAAATAGACCGCACGCTACTCTACAGTTTGGTAATAACCAAAACGGTAGTAACAAACAAAGAACTCATTGCACTGaatctaattctcgacaccaatcCACACAATCTGCAGTATCTTTCCTAATTTCGCCACACGTGATACTCACGGTATCTACAAACCACCAAACATCAAATGTGtttgtttataaagtttccATCTTCAAAATCATTCAAATACTCGACATTATACGCTCAATGAGTCAATGACtaaccaaattaaaattaaacaattaattgaaactacTAAACAGAACATACTAATTCAAAGCAAAGATTAACAAAAGCAGCATTCAGCCAAAACCCAGAatttattttctaatattttccATAATTTAAATGTTATCCCTGACTTTCCTATCCAATTAAATCAGTTAATTCAAAATCTTACTCCAAAATTCAgcaacgaaaaaaaaaagattattcaAATATTGTATGAGAGTAAAACTAGACAGCCCCAAAGTAGAATTAAgaaatagaaaacaaaattaacaaaaataaactaaaaactgaagCCCTAGAGCTTGGAGTAGGCACCTTTTGAATTGATAGGAAATGCAGTGGCCTGAGAAAAATATTCAGCGGCGGGTACAAGTAGCAATCACAAGTTCGTCCATGGAGGATTGGGGGGTAAGCTTACCCAGCTGAATTCGGACTCGGAAAAATCCGAAAGACGGAATCTTTTTTGAGTTCAAcggcttcttcttctccttcttctccgtcGGGTTTTCTTACCACCTCCGGGGATTTTTAAAGTTCCGAAACCACCCTTCCCTTCTTGTTGAGTTGTGTTTTAGGGGTTTTAGCCGGGATGCCAAGTGTACAAAAGATGTCCACCCATGACGTCGTACTAAAGAAAATTTTCTTTATGACAGGAACACAAATTAagtttttttatgtaaatgatgaaaaattttattttttaagttattaactttttaatatatatattttactatTTGTATAATGATACGTGGTGTACCATTCTAAGTGTCGATCACATCGAAAAATCTCTCGTCGTACTAACTCAtacatatgaattttttttccttgtgatcagaacacggatggtacatctcatgtttttatacaagtggtgggaaattgtattttttaagttattaactttttaacacacatatcctaccatttatataatgacacgtgatgtaccaccttATGTTCCCGTCACACTGAACAATCTCTCCATACATCATTCTCAATTTCTCACGTGTGCGACAGTCTAAGGTTGTTTATTACTTTCCATATAATTTCTTGACCAGGTTGTTTTATCTCCATCGAACATATTGTTAAATTCACGGTACATATTAAATACACCCTACATATTTTCTCGTACCCTAACTCCTCATACCTTACGCAGCACTCTTCACGTACACACACCTCGTATCAACCTGGCGCATCCTATGTTCTCCTCAATGCAGCAATTCCGTCATCTCTTTAGGTCTCGTATTCGTTCTTCCCTTCATTATTGTTGCTCATGTTGAAcaagaatttcaagaaaacCCTTGG belongs to Malus sylvestris chromosome 17, drMalSylv7.2, whole genome shotgun sequence and includes:
- the LOC126612439 gene encoding UPF0400 protein C337.03-like, whose translation is MGSAFNPQILVEKLAKLNSSQASIETLSHWCIFHMNKARQVVETWARQFHCAPRDQRLAFLYLANDILQNSRRKGSEFVGEFWKVLPDALRDVIKSGDEFGRNAAQRLVNIWDDRKVFGSHGQILKQEFVGQNPEISNRNGKHSGARLHPAGTALDKIVSDYQASHGQMDEDTILSKCRSAISCLERVDKEIGADFSSGQFHGSAFLEEVQGQNAILRNCIEQLRAVESSRANLVSHLREALQEQEYKLDQVRNQLQDAESQSELATNICHRLMNGDNAQQIAVQSSKEAHTSVAPSSFMVGREQSAPVMYTQQVAFAEKSSHGEEDSRKSAAAAVAAKLTASTSSAQVLSYVLSSLASEGVISNPINESSGDYPSEKRLKLEHDQSSSYLPRSPNPSASPPFSHSESHPHNVPTTNQQYTPTPSEAPPPPSSSPPPLPPLPPQPQYQVPQYVPSPGQYTYNVAQQQPPPMPSYQAGAPVNGVSPFMTAANSYQSFQGSDGKLYNQQSPVQMTPISRQ